One part of the Ziziphus jujuba cultivar Dongzao chromosome 2, ASM3175591v1 genome encodes these proteins:
- the LOC107419535 gene encoding rust resistance kinase Lr10-like isoform X2, translating to MEIARPSSTPLIGLGSFIFLVLMVFHLQTSYAKHHDHHLCPASSCGNIPNISYPFRLQTDPPNCGKKGYELSCENNNRTTILYLYSGKYHVHAINYDNYTIRLADVNIDKANCSTVPPYSLFKYNFSYRDPYLIRMNTDSESYSLSEAITFVKCEHPVKSPLCIPTDRCINRSGAASTTLSKEEYYSYVKVGGTNTSELEDSCRIELMVMITSRLQRIWENSSANISYKDIHNQLVYGFELSWLPSFVNLDDTLGDTCYVNGANNMVHCGDLRTSTPTLFEIGLLGPLMILLTVFLIMVPLAIAFHTYKRRRRHLSMYNIIEEFLQTNNDLMPVRYLYSDIRKMTKGFKDKLGEGGYGSVYKGKLGSGRFVAIKMLKTPKANGQDFINEVSTIGRIHHVNVVKLVGFCAEGSKRALVYDFMPNGSLDKYIFSQEGINLLDCKTMCEISCGLARGIEYLHRGCNMQILHFDIKPQNILLARGTMGYIAPELFYKNIGAVSNKADVYSFGMLLMEMASRRKNLNAGADHTSQIYFPSWIYDQFKEGNDFDMDDATEDE from the exons ATGGAGATTGCAAGACCCTCTTCAACACCACTCATAGGCCTAGGCAGCTTCATCTTTCTTGTTTTGATGGTTTTTCATCTTCAAACTAGCTATGCAAAAcatcatgatcatcatcttTGCCCTGCATCTTCATGTGGAAATATACCCAATATAAGCTACCCTTTTCGGCTCCAAACCGATCCACCAAACTGCGGGAAGAAAGGCTATGAACTATCTTGCGAGAATAACAACCGTACTACTATCTTATACTTGTATTCGGGAAAATACCATGTCCATGCAATCAATTACGATAACTACACAATCCGACTGGCGGACGTCAATATTGACAAGGCTAATTGCTCCACGGTACCTCCTTACTCTTTGTTCAAGTATAACTTCAGTTACAGAGATCCATATTTAATTAGGATGAATACAGACAGTGAATCATATTCACTTTCAGAAGCTATAACATTCGTCAAGTGTGAACATCCAGTTAAGTCTCCTCTTTGCATACCCACTGATCGATGCATTAATAGGAGTGGTGCTGCTAGTACTACCTTATCCAAAGAGGAATACTACTCTTATGTGAAGGTTGGTGGAACAAATACATCGGAGTTAGAGGATTCTTGCCGTATAGAGCTGATGGTTATGATCACATCACGACTGCAGAGAATTTGGGAAAACAGCAGCGCCAACATTTCCTACAAAGACATACACAATCAACTTGTATACGGCTTTGAGCTTTCATGGTTGCCAAGTTTTGTTAATTTAGATGACACTTTAGGTGACACTTGCTATGTCAATGGCGCCAACAACATGGTCCATT GCGGTGATTTGAGGACTAGTACTCCGACCCTTTTTGAGATTGGAT TGCTCGGCCCCCTCATGATCCTATTGACCG TTTTCTTGATCATGGTTCCCTTAGCAATTGCATTTCATACCTACAAACGGCGAAGGCGACATTTATCAATGTATAATATCATCGAAGAATTCTTACAAACTAACAACGATCTTATGCCTGTAAGGTATTTGTACTCCGATATTAGAAAGATGACTAAGGGTTTCAAGGACAAACTAGGCGAAGGAGGTTATGGTTCTGTCTATAAAGGAAAGCTTGGTAGTGGACGTTTTGTAGCAATCAAGATGTTAAAGACACCCAAGGCTAATGGGCAAGATTTCATCAATGAAGTTTCTACCATTGGAAGGATTCACCATGTCAATGTCGTGAAGCTTGTTGGTTTCTGTGCTGAGGGATCAAAACGTGCTCTTGTATATGATTTTATGCCTAATGGATCTcttgacaaatatattttttctcaagAAGGCATTAACTTATTAGATTGCAAGACAATGTGTGAAATCTCTTGTGGATTGGCTCGTGGTATTGAATATCTTCATAGAGGATGCAACATGCAAATTCTGCATTTTGATATTAAGCCTCAAAATATTCTTCTGG CACGAGGAACCATGGGATACATAGCTCCGGAGttgttttacaaaaatattggaGCAGTTTCTAACAAAGCAGATGTTTATAGTTTCGGAATGCTATTGATGGAAATGGCTAGTAGAAGAAAGAATTTAAATGCAGGTGCAGATCATACAAGTCAAATATACTTTCCTTCATGGATCTATGATCAATTCAAGGAAGGAAATGACTTTGATATGGACGATGCAACAGaggatgaataa
- the LOC107419535 gene encoding rust resistance kinase Lr10-like isoform X1, translating into MEIARPSSTPLIGLGSFIFLVLMVFHLQTSYAKHHDHHLCPASSCGNIPNISYPFRLQTDPPNCGKKGYELSCENNNRTTILYLYSGKYHVHAINYDNYTIRLADVNIDKANCSTVPPYSLFKYNFSYRDPYLIRMNTDSESYSLSEAITFVKCEHPVKSPLCIPTDRCINRSGAASTTLSKEEYYSYVKVGGTNTSELEDSCRIELMVMITSRLQRIWENSSANISYKDIHNQLVYGFELSWLPSFVNLDDTLGDTCYVNGANNMVHCGDLRTSTPTLFEIGLLGPLMILLTVFLIMVPLAIAFHTYKRRRRHLSMYNIIEEFLQTNNDLMPVRYLYSDIRKMTKGFKDKLGEGGYGSVYKGKLGSGRFVAIKMLKTPKANGQDFINEVSTIGRIHHVNVVKLVGFCAEGSKRALVYDFMPNGSLDKYIFSQEGINLLDCKTMCEISCGLARGIEYLHRGCNMQILHFDIKPQNILLGENFIPKVSDFGLARLSPLGNSIVSLTAARGTMGYIAPELFYKNIGAVSNKADVYSFGMLLMEMASRRKNLNAGADHTSQIYFPSWIYDQFKEGNDFDMDDATEDE; encoded by the exons ATGGAGATTGCAAGACCCTCTTCAACACCACTCATAGGCCTAGGCAGCTTCATCTTTCTTGTTTTGATGGTTTTTCATCTTCAAACTAGCTATGCAAAAcatcatgatcatcatcttTGCCCTGCATCTTCATGTGGAAATATACCCAATATAAGCTACCCTTTTCGGCTCCAAACCGATCCACCAAACTGCGGGAAGAAAGGCTATGAACTATCTTGCGAGAATAACAACCGTACTACTATCTTATACTTGTATTCGGGAAAATACCATGTCCATGCAATCAATTACGATAACTACACAATCCGACTGGCGGACGTCAATATTGACAAGGCTAATTGCTCCACGGTACCTCCTTACTCTTTGTTCAAGTATAACTTCAGTTACAGAGATCCATATTTAATTAGGATGAATACAGACAGTGAATCATATTCACTTTCAGAAGCTATAACATTCGTCAAGTGTGAACATCCAGTTAAGTCTCCTCTTTGCATACCCACTGATCGATGCATTAATAGGAGTGGTGCTGCTAGTACTACCTTATCCAAAGAGGAATACTACTCTTATGTGAAGGTTGGTGGAACAAATACATCGGAGTTAGAGGATTCTTGCCGTATAGAGCTGATGGTTATGATCACATCACGACTGCAGAGAATTTGGGAAAACAGCAGCGCCAACATTTCCTACAAAGACATACACAATCAACTTGTATACGGCTTTGAGCTTTCATGGTTGCCAAGTTTTGTTAATTTAGATGACACTTTAGGTGACACTTGCTATGTCAATGGCGCCAACAACATGGTCCATT GCGGTGATTTGAGGACTAGTACTCCGACCCTTTTTGAGATTGGAT TGCTCGGCCCCCTCATGATCCTATTGACCG TTTTCTTGATCATGGTTCCCTTAGCAATTGCATTTCATACCTACAAACGGCGAAGGCGACATTTATCAATGTATAATATCATCGAAGAATTCTTACAAACTAACAACGATCTTATGCCTGTAAGGTATTTGTACTCCGATATTAGAAAGATGACTAAGGGTTTCAAGGACAAACTAGGCGAAGGAGGTTATGGTTCTGTCTATAAAGGAAAGCTTGGTAGTGGACGTTTTGTAGCAATCAAGATGTTAAAGACACCCAAGGCTAATGGGCAAGATTTCATCAATGAAGTTTCTACCATTGGAAGGATTCACCATGTCAATGTCGTGAAGCTTGTTGGTTTCTGTGCTGAGGGATCAAAACGTGCTCTTGTATATGATTTTATGCCTAATGGATCTcttgacaaatatattttttctcaagAAGGCATTAACTTATTAGATTGCAAGACAATGTGTGAAATCTCTTGTGGATTGGCTCGTGGTATTGAATATCTTCATAGAGGATGCAACATGCAAATTCTGCATTTTGATATTAAGCCTCAAAATATTCTTCTGGGTGAGAATTTTATTCCAAAGGTTTCTGATTTTGGGCTTGCAAGATTATCCCCATTAGGTAATAGCATTGTCTCTCTTACTGCAGCACGAGGAACCATGGGATACATAGCTCCGGAGttgttttacaaaaatattggaGCAGTTTCTAACAAAGCAGATGTTTATAGTTTCGGAATGCTATTGATGGAAATGGCTAGTAGAAGAAAGAATTTAAATGCAGGTGCAGATCATACAAGTCAAATATACTTTCCTTCATGGATCTATGATCAATTCAAGGAAGGAAATGACTTTGATATGGACGATGCAACAGaggatgaataa